One Pseudomonadota bacterium genomic region harbors:
- a CDS encoding multicopper oxidase domain-containing protein produces MTIAQEQIDFTGKTTWAMTVNGGIPGPTLRFQEGDFARIKVHNKMDVDTSIHWHGLLVPPGMDGVPYISFPPIAPGTTFVYEFPIRQSGTYWYHSHTMLQEQRGVYGSIVIEPPQKRFQVDRDYVILLSDWSDEDPHAILKTLKRGSEWYAMEKGSGQSIIGAAMLGMFGDYFTRELQRMPAMDIADVAYDRFLVNGKPEVNLTAEPGDTVRLRIIDGSATTFFHLEFSGGPMEIITADGIDVEPLKMQRFLIGVAETYDVLIKIPEKGAYEFRATAHDASGFTSVKIGDGVFHPAPDVPHPNLYHAMGNLSLKNIFAFTPAGSMDMPDRAVEAGEFDKPGSMMSMHSMGGMEGMDHSMGQGEMDHSSEGKGKGEHDSHGESDMKHGSSDMTGMQHDEESMSKMIHQDHKMMEMHHSKMKKSGHQVNASGKKFSNNFLPLASDVSSSENLAMDGMGDERPWPPYKQLRATQKTAFDQGKTVRDIRLTLDGDMERYVWFINKKALSESDSILIREGEIVRFIMINRTMMHHPMHLHGHFFRVINGQGDYSPLKHTVDVAPMSTTVIEFDANEPGDWFFHCHLLYHMESGMTRVVHYDKFTPPQEVTQIRPTLYNESWYFWGQAEILSSMTEGFITIADTRNNLTFEWEVGWQEVDETEWEGIFIWDRYFNRFFSIFAGADILGEESEIDHTRVILGIHYLMPFLIETRLWVDSDSGARISFEKEFAITPRFSLMGEAEYDTHESGWEGKAALNYSVCKNISLTGQWHSDFYWGGGLIVNF; encoded by the coding sequence TTGACTATCGCCCAGGAGCAGATCGATTTCACTGGGAAAACAACCTGGGCCATGACAGTCAATGGTGGAATCCCAGGCCCAACTTTACGGTTTCAGGAAGGCGATTTTGCTCGTATCAAGGTCCATAACAAAATGGATGTGGATACATCCATTCACTGGCATGGTCTCCTGGTGCCGCCTGGAATGGATGGCGTGCCGTATATCAGCTTTCCTCCCATCGCGCCGGGAACCACCTTTGTCTATGAATTTCCCATCCGTCAAAGCGGTACATACTGGTATCATTCACATACAATGCTGCAGGAACAACGGGGAGTGTATGGTTCTATTGTTATTGAGCCACCACAGAAACGATTTCAGGTCGACCGGGATTATGTCATTTTACTTTCCGACTGGTCCGACGAAGATCCACATGCGATTCTCAAAACCTTGAAGCGTGGAAGTGAATGGTATGCCATGGAAAAGGGGAGCGGCCAAAGTATTATCGGGGCTGCAATGCTTGGCATGTTCGGGGATTATTTCACGCGTGAACTGCAGCGCATGCCTGCCATGGATATCGCGGACGTGGCATATGATAGGTTTTTAGTTAATGGCAAGCCGGAAGTAAATCTCACTGCAGAACCGGGCGACACCGTGCGCCTGCGCATCATTGACGGATCGGCCACTACTTTTTTCCATCTGGAGTTTTCCGGCGGCCCCATGGAAATCATAACAGCGGACGGTATTGATGTTGAACCGCTAAAAATGCAACGGTTTCTGATCGGGGTTGCTGAAACCTATGATGTCCTCATCAAAATCCCCGAAAAAGGAGCTTATGAGTTCAGGGCCACAGCCCATGATGCATCAGGTTTTACCTCTGTGAAGATAGGGGACGGTGTTTTTCATCCGGCGCCTGATGTGCCGCATCCGAATCTTTATCATGCCATGGGAAATTTGAGCCTGAAAAATATTTTTGCATTTACGCCTGCGGGTAGCATGGATATGCCCGATAGAGCCGTTGAAGCCGGAGAATTTGACAAACCCGGAAGTATGATGAGCATGCACTCAATGGGTGGCATGGAAGGTATGGACCATTCCATGGGGCAAGGGGAAATGGACCATTCTTCTGAAGGCAAAGGGAAGGGAGAACATGATTCACACGGCGAATCTGATATGAAGCATGGATCTTCAGATATGACAGGGATGCAGCATGATGAAGAGTCGATGTCAAAAATGATCCATCAAGATCATAAAATGATGGAGATGCATCATAGCAAAATGAAAAAGTCCGGCCACCAGGTCAATGCCAGCGGTAAGAAATTCAGCAATAATTTCCTGCCGTTGGCTTCCGATGTCTCATCTTCAGAAAATCTGGCGATGGATGGTATGGGTGACGAACGCCCATGGCCGCCGTACAAACAACTGCGAGCCACTCAAAAGACTGCGTTTGATCAGGGCAAAACTGTACGGGATATCCGTCTCACCCTGGATGGTGACATGGAGCGCTATGTCTGGTTTATTAACAAGAAAGCTCTTTCCGAAAGTGATTCCATCCTGATTCGTGAAGGAGAGATCGTCCGGTTCATAATGATCAACCGGACCATGATGCACCATCCCATGCATCTGCACGGTCATTTTTTCCGGGTGATCAATGGCCAGGGTGATTATTCACCGCTTAAACATACGGTTGATGTTGCGCCCATGTCCACCACGGTCATTGAATTTGACGCCAATGAGCCTGGTGACTGGTTTTTTCACTGTCATCTCCTTTATCACATGGAAAGCGGCATGACCCGTGTTGTCCATTACGACAAATTCACGCCGCCTCAAGAGGTCACTCAAATACGCCCCACGCTTTATAACGAGTCGTGGTATTTTTGGGGTCAAGCGGAAATTTTGAGCAGTATGACTGAGGGCTTTATTACTATTGCTGATACCCGGAATAATTTGACCTTTGAATGGGAGGTTGGATGGCAGGAGGTGGATGAAACCGAGTGGGAGGGAATATTCATCTGGGACCGGTATTTTAATCGATTTTTCTCAATATTTGCCGGAGCCGACATCTTGGGTGAAGAAAGTGAAATAGATCATACCCGGGTTATCCTGGGCATTCATTATTTGATGCCGTTCCTCATTGAAACCCGCCTCTGGGTCGATTCTGATAGCGGCGCCCGGATTAGTTTTGAAAAGGAGTTTGCTATTACTCCCCGATTTTCTCTCATGGGGGAAGCGGAATATGATACCCATGAGTCGGGGTGGGAGGGGAAAGCAGCTCTGAACTATTCTGTTTGC